One stretch of Candidatus Bathyarchaeota archaeon DNA includes these proteins:
- a CDS encoding emp24/gp25L/p24 family protein: MSFVVGDSEIYNANLAENVTVKSVASIRIPATGEPGDINFYIIDGEGFQEWKRGEEVEFIIEKERTGDFNLSFESEKYSAYYFIFDNSFSELYKKEVIFSVEINYVEYIEEVRENESLKLLGYPAIVIGIIVTIFGLIKKQELKWE; the protein is encoded by the coding sequence TTGTCTTTTGTTGTTGGTGATTCTGAAATATATAATGCGAATCTTGCAGAGAATGTTACAGTAAAAAGCGTAGCTTCAATAAGAATCCCAGCAACTGGAGAACCTGGTGATATTAATTTTTACATAATAGATGGAGAGGGATTCCAAGAATGGAAGAGGGGAGAAGAAGTGGAATTTATTATAGAGAAGGAGAGAACTGGAGATTTTAATCTATCTTTTGAAAGCGAAAAATATAGTGCTTATTATTTCATATTCGATAATTCATTTTCTGAACTTTATAAAAAAGAAGTGATATTTTCTGTAGAAATAAATTATGTTGAATATATCGAAGAAGTAAGAGAGAATGAAAGTCTCAAATTGTTAGGTTATCCTGCCATAGTAATTGGCATAATTGTTACAATTTTCGGCTTGATTAAAAAGCAGGAGCTAAAATGGGAATAA
- a CDS encoding KEOPS complex kinase/ATPase Bud32, whose protein sequence is MEEIVGNSKNLIRKGAEANLYLAHWHGKKVVIKQRVPKSYRVSDLDDRIRKYRTYHEAENLYLARKYGVSTPIVLSIDDLDCTIIMEFIEGVRLKEVFERMTDEERMKLSVQIGELIGKLHKNRLMHGDLTSSNMIISDYERIFFIDFGLSFQSDKIEDMGVDLHLLRRTLFSTHHEYAENCFTKIKVGYSKEIGINVANNVLKKTEQIERRGRYFIQREV, encoded by the coding sequence ATGGAAGAGATTGTAGGGAATTCTAAGAATTTAATCAGAAAAGGTGCTGAGGCAAATCTTTACTTAGCACATTGGCATGGGAAAAAAGTAGTAATTAAACAAAGAGTGCCGAAAAGTTATAGAGTATCAGATTTAGATGATAGAATTAGAAAATACAGAACATATCATGAAGCAGAAAATCTATACTTGGCTAGAAAATATGGAGTTTCTACACCAATAGTATTATCGATTGATGATTTAGATTGCACAATTATAATGGAATTCATCGAAGGAGTCAGATTAAAAGAAGTTTTTGAAAGGATGACTGATGAAGAGAGAATGAAATTATCAGTTCAAATTGGAGAATTGATAGGTAAACTACATAAAAACAGGTTAATGCATGGTGATTTGACCAGTTCAAATATGATTATCTCTGATTATGAGAGAATTTTTTTCATAGATTTTGGTTTGAGCTTTCAATCAGATAAAATAGAAGATATGGGTGTGGATCTGCACTTATTAAGAAGGACTTTATTCAGCACACATCATGAATACGCAGAAAACTGTTTTACAAAAATTAAGGTTGGCTATTCAAAAGAAATTGGAATAAATGTAGCTAATAATGTTCTTAAAAAAACTGAGCAGATTGAGAGAAGAGGTAGGTATTTTATTCAAAGAGAAGTTTAG
- the kae1 gene encoding KEOPS complex N(6)-L-threonylcarbamoyladenine synthase Kae1, which produces MNNPDFFLGIESTAHTFGASIVSNYGKILSNEKDTYTPPTGKGIHPRDATQHHCEKSPQVIWKAFKEANLKPKDLTAIAFSAGPGLGPSLRIGATIARALASFLNKPLVPVNHAIGHIEIAFLTTGSQDPLVVLVSGGHTLITAYAGFRWRIFGETEDITIGNLLDMFAREIGLSPPSGVSVEQKASHGKKLVELPYTVKGNDVTYSGLLSASLRKFIKGNRMEDLCYSLQEVSFSMLAETVERSLAHTEKKELLLTGGVAANQRLQEMLRIIAEDHNSKFHVVDPRYSGDSGAQIAWTGYLAFKQGIRIDIDKSYVIPKWRLDEIEWKRL; this is translated from the coding sequence ATGAATAATCCTGATTTCTTTTTAGGTATTGAATCAACAGCTCATACTTTTGGAGCTAGTATAGTCTCAAATTATGGTAAAATACTTTCAAATGAAAAGGACACCTATACCCCCCCCACTGGAAAAGGAATTCATCCACGTGATGCAACTCAACACCATTGTGAAAAATCTCCTCAGGTTATATGGAAAGCATTTAAAGAAGCCAACCTAAAGCCAAAGGATCTAACTGCCATAGCATTTTCAGCTGGGCCAGGACTTGGTCCTTCTCTAAGGATTGGTGCAACTATTGCACGTGCTCTTGCTAGCTTTTTGAATAAACCTTTAGTACCAGTAAATCATGCAATAGGCCACATCGAAATAGCATTTTTGACAACCGGTTCACAAGACCCTCTTGTTGTTCTAGTCTCGGGAGGACATACACTAATAACTGCTTATGCAGGATTTAGATGGAGAATTTTTGGTGAAACTGAGGACATAACAATAGGAAATCTATTGGATATGTTTGCAAGGGAAATCGGTTTATCCCCCCCCTCAGGTGTATCAGTTGAACAAAAAGCATCCCATGGAAAAAAGTTAGTAGAATTGCCATATACTGTTAAAGGTAACGATGTTACATACTCTGGTCTTCTTTCAGCTTCATTGAGGAAATTCATAAAGGGGAATAGAATGGAGGATCTATGCTATTCACTGCAAGAAGTCTCTTTTTCGATGCTTGCTGAGACTGTTGAGAGAAGTCTAGCACACACAGAAAAAAAAGAGCTTCTCTTAACTGGAGGAGTTGCAGCAAATCAACGTCTGCAGGAAATGCTTAGAATTATTGCCGAAGATCATAATTCAAAATTTCATGTGGTAGATCCTAGATACAGTGGTGATTCTGGAGCTCAAATAGCTTGGACCGGTTATTTAGCATTTAAACAAGGAATCAGAATTGATATAGACAAAAGTTATGTAATACCAAAGTGGCGTTTGGATGAAATAGAATGGAAGAGATTGTAG